From Drosophila yakuba strain Tai18E2 chromosome 2L, Prin_Dyak_Tai18E2_2.1, whole genome shotgun sequence, one genomic window encodes:
- the LOC6526819 gene encoding thioredoxin-like protein 4A: MSYMLPHLHNGWQVDQAILSEEDRVVVIRFGHDWDPACMKMDEVMYSIAEKVKNFAVIYLVDITEVPDFNKMYELYDPCTVMFFFRNKHIMIDLGTGNNNKINWPLEDKQEMIDIVETVYRGARKGRGLVVSPKDYSTKYRY; this comes from the exons ATGTCGTATATGCTCCCACATTTGCACAATGGCTGGCAGGTGGACCAGGCCATTCTCTCCGAGGAGGACCGCGTAGTT GTAATACGCTTTGGTCACGATTGGGACCCTGCCTGCATGAAAATGGATGAGGTCATGTACAGCATCGCCGAGAAGGTGAAGAACTTCGCTGTCATCTATTTGGTGGACATCACCGAGGTGCCGGACTTCAACAAGATGTACGAGTTGTACGATCCCTGCACGGTGATGTTCTTCTTCCGCAACAAGCACATCATGATCGATTTGGGCacgggcaacaacaacaagatcAACTGGCCACTGGAGGACAAGCAGGAGATGATCGACATCGTGGAAACGGTGTACCGAGGTGCTCGCAAGGGCCGGGGTCTGGTTGTCTCGCCCAAGGACTACTCCACCAAATACAGATACTAA